In the Primulina tabacum isolate GXHZ01 chromosome 7, ASM2559414v2, whole genome shotgun sequence genome, GGTTCTTCATCGAGAAAACGTTTACGACATGCAAAAGTAGTGGGAATCCCATGTGATGTCTCTAACCCAGAAGATGTTAAAAAGTTGGCAAATTTTGCTGTCAATGAACTTGGTTTTGTTGATATCTGGGTAAGCAATTTTATAAGTCATTTATGGTTTCCGGTTCAGCTCTATTTTGTATCTGGTCTTCGAGGTAATACAGGAATAACCTGCATTCAAGCTATCATCATCAGGATTTGCTTTTATGAATTTTGTAACATTCTGAGCATTAAAAGGCCATTATAGTGTACCGTACCCATCGGTTGTTAAATTTTGGTTGGTACTTACATTTTTCTTCGACAGGTGAATAATGCTGGGACAAACAAGGGTTTCAGGCCACTGATGCAGTTCAGTGATGATGACATTCAACAGGTTTTCCTTTGCCTTCGAATGAAATGAACTGAACTTTTTGCGCTACGAATGGAATAGGTCGTCCTCCATAGTTAGGGGAACTAGTTTGTTGGATCATTATATCTATTTTGTTGCCGATGACATTAAGTATATTCCACAAAATTTTGACAGATTGTTTCCACAAACTTGGTTGGATCAATACTCTGCACTCGTGAAGCCATGCGGATCATGAGCACCCAAAGCAATGGTGGTCAAGTGTTTAATATGGACGGTGCAGGGTCGGGCGGATCAAGTACCCCACTGACTGCTGTGTAAGTTCAGTATTTGGTTGGTGTTTTTCTAAATTCGAAATGATAACATCAATTCTGGTCAATGAGAGATCTATCTTGTTTAGAAAGTTAATACCAACTTTCTGACTATGAATTCTTTTCATTTCATGGGAATATAGTTATGGATCGACAAAATGTGGTCTTAGGCAGCTTCAGTCCTCGCTTCTAAAGGAGTCGAGGAGATCAAAAGTTGGAGTTCACACAGCCTCCCCAGGCATGGTCCTCACAGATTTGCTATTAAGGTAAATTCAGTGCTCTATGCTGCACACCAAATCGTAATCCAGCAGGGGTGGTGGTGGAAGATCTCATTTCAAATGATTTTCAGTCCTTCCCTTACAATTCTTGCTCCCCCTTTCTTGAAGTTTTGCATCCGCCCCTGGTGGCAAATGTCAACTAGCTTACAATTAAGTGAGTGACATGGGATGTGTAGAATTCGTGTTGGTGTGGCACCACTTTGAACGACTGAAAATCCTTTGTAATTTTCAGCTCTCTTCAAATCTGTGCAAACAATGGTCTTGTTAATCTTATACGAGCCTTCTAGCTTTCAAGTCAGTGACATGGGATGTGTGGAAATCTTGTGTTGGTGGTAACATAATTTGGAACGACTGAAAATCCCTGGTGTTTTTCAACTCTCTCTCAAATCTGTGCATAGAAATGGTCCTATTCGATCTTATATGATTCGGGCTTTGTAAATTGTTAGATTTTGCTATGTCTGGAGAAGCAGTGTTGGAGATATTAATCATTTCTCTCATAAGCTGGGTTTTTTTTTGGTTCTCGTCTCTGTTAAGAAAAGCTAATTCTCGTATTTATGCCAGTGGTTCGAGTATTCAGAACAAGCAGATGTTTAACATAATCTGTGAGCTTCCCGAGACAGTTGCTAGAACTTTAGTTCCGCGAATGCGTGTCGTAAAGGGAAGTGGCAAAGCGATTAACTATTTGACTCCTCCAAGAATATTACTTGCTCTGGTCACGGCCTGGGTGCGACGTGGCCGTTGGTTCGATGATCAGGTAACCAGTGCTTCTTCATGGTCTAGATTAATTGAAACCATGGTGTATTGTTTCGTATTTCATCTTCATAAGAGCTtgttttgtatatttagtcttgGGAAATCATTTCCTCAATCTGATATTAGAAATCCATGAAATTCTAATTATGCTGAATGTTTACTTATTTCAGGGACGAGCTCTCTATGCTGCAGAAGCAGATAGACTTCGTAACTGGGCCGAGAGTCGTACCCGTATTTCTTTCACCGACGCCATGGAGATGTACACAGAAAACACTTGGGTTTCCGTCGTTTCACTCTCAGTAGTTTGCGCGTTCATAATTTTATCGAGTACAGATTGCACATTTCCTGGGACCTGATTGCTACACAAACGTTTCTGCTGCCCATATTCTCGGAGAAGAAAATCTCTGCAAATGCAACGGAGTCGTTTCCTCAAAAGTTGAAAACCGATAGGCAGAAACAACAGAAACAAAACTAATTTCTAGCATTCTCAATTTGCATATAATTATTCATTTTAACAATTATTTGCATCGTTCATCCTGCAATTCTTGTCTGTAATCTGTATATTTTCTCATTATTTTTATCACATATCGATATGTTTATTGTCTGAGGAGCACAATTCATTcagaatgatatatatataaaggcTGTGGAAGGGTTTGCTTACTCTTTCTTCTAATCTGTATGAATTTGCTTGCTCGTTCACTGAAACGATTGTGTTTTGCAGTACATGTTTTCCGAAAATAAGATCCGATGAATGAAGCATATAACTAAAATTTACACCAGATGGGAAATACATCAAACATAGCTCAAACCGAGTGTATTTTGTGTAGAAAGAACAGCGAGATTTTTCTTCCTTGGCTCAATTCTGTGCATGTTCAGAGTCAATTTCGCCCGAGTCCAAACAGCTAATTTCATCAGCTGAACATGCTCTCACCCGAACCCTTTCCCCCTTGAAGTAAATGTACTTCCATTTACTTCCGTATTTTCCTATTACCAGTCTCTGCTTGTCCTTCTGGTCTAAGGCCCTGAAGGCTCGTGCAACTCTTCTCACCGTATCTTCATCCGGCCTAACGCCTAACTCCTCCATATCAGCAAACACCTGATCTCGCACGATCGGAGAAAGAAATCAACAAATGATTGTAAAACTCATCAAGAAAATACAAAAAGATAATCACGAACTACATGCAAATAAACGCCTCAGAGAGGAAATAGCAGCCGATGCAATAGGAACTCGTTAAATCAAAATCAAGGAAAACAATCACCTCTGTAATCATGTTGGGCATGTTATGATGATCATACAAGGATATCATTCTCGAAAAAAGCATCTTTGATATAGAGCGATCATGCGCATGCAAAATCATGTTCCATAATGTCGCTGCCTCGTCTGGCCTTCCATCCATGTCAAATGCCAGTAAAAGGCAATCATAGGTAGCAAATGTGGCTCCTTGCCCTTTGCTTAACATCCACTTGGCCACCTGATCCAGATAGCATTATCAGTGAAGCATAAAAGTCACTAAAGAGTGAAAAGTCAATACAAGATAATTGATCACCGAGATACTAGTATAAATCAACATATAATCCCACACCAGAATGTTGCGACAATGTGAATGAGTTTATCAGAGTGTACAATAGAAGCTTCCAGTAATTTAGTCAATTTCAAAGAATGAGTACAAAGATGAAATAGTTGATAACATAAATCATCGTGCACAGTCTTACTTATACAAATTACCACCCCACAGCCCTGGGgtatggcatgacaataaataaCTCGAATATCAGCTATAAAATTGAGATGCTCCAATATATTAAAGCGGCCAATGAAAAATGAAGCTGAATACTAGTGGATGGATAGAGTTAAATGCAACACAAGAATTGACGTCCAAGATTCATCACAGGAAGTACAACTGTCTGCAACAAAGTTTGTAGCCACATTTCGTAAGGAAAAAGTTCCAACTTTTTAAGAAAATCCACACAGGATACAAAACTCAAATGGCTGATTGAATGTGTCATACTTGAATAACTCGCTGCCACTGATTCCTTTTCCTTAAGATTTTTAAAGCCTTTGCTGCAGCAACTAAAGGAAATTCAGTCTCCCATGCTATCCATTTATCAAGGGAACTGTATACTTGCTCCTTCTCGCTTGGTAGTCCAGAAATCTACTAAATTAATCGAATCAGtttcaatattaaaatattacacCATGCAACTAAATATCAACTTCTATGCTCACGCTGACTTATATAGAAGAACCAAACAGTGAAAAGCTAATTACACATACAATTCTAACAAGATTCAGTGCCTTTTGTCCTGAACCAGCTGAATCTCTCTTACGCCACAAGTGTTGCTCCTTCTTTCTTGTCTTCTGAATTATTTTCCTGCACTCGTTCTCAAGGAATATTtcgtaatatt is a window encoding:
- the LOC142551980 gene encoding putative chlorophyll(ide) b reductase NYC1, chloroplastic; this translates as MAVVAKMHLPSLDCHLHCGQPPPTRLCLRRGCLMWDQVCVKGRGRIWVMPCRSFRSENRFRVKEKHEKSEESFGKLQECNSFGSRKSVNKWVDAIRNAVWRVSKPSLLSKSRFREELVELEEKLFSLSIHMGRYIVTMLSTGVILLTGFQLSGGDDQMNALIWYSWLGGIVIGTMIGSNMVLEEVSRCGPRNVVITGSTRGLGKALAREFLLSGDKVVITSRSPESVNETIKELAENLNQVMIATGSSSRKRLRHAKVVGIPCDVSNPEDVKKLANFAVNELGFVDIWVNNAGTNKGFRPLMQFSDDDIQQIVSTNLVGSILCTREAMRIMSTQSNGGQVFNMDGAGSGGSSTPLTAVYGSTKCGLRQLQSSLLKESRRSKVGVHTASPGMVLTDLLLSGSSIQNKQMFNIICELPETVARTLVPRMRVVKGSGKAINYLTPPRILLALVTAWVRRGRWFDDQGRALYAAEADRLRNWAESRTRISFTDAMEMYTENTWVSVVSLSVVCAFIILSSTDCTFPGT
- the LOC142551981 gene encoding pentatricopeptide repeat-containing protein At4g18975, chloroplastic, translated to MVMPFSRMDRVSFEICSNAQRQVLCFGADPPLSSLSQNNCVSSYLKPQKSCIYYEKLREVPALKYHCCQSSRPISKSCATEKKIIQKTRKKEQHLWRKRDSAGSGQKALNLVRIISGLPSEKEQVYSSLDKWIAWETEFPLVAAAKALKILRKRNQWQRVIQVAKWMLSKGQGATFATYDCLLLAFDMDGRPDEAATLWNMILHAHDRSISKMLFSRMISLYDHHNMPNMITEVFADMEELGVRPDEDTVRRVARAFRALDQKDKQRLVIGKYGSKWKYIYFKGERVRVRACSADEISCLDSGEIDSEHAQN